A region of Drosophila mauritiana strain mau12 chromosome 3L, ASM438214v1, whole genome shotgun sequence DNA encodes the following proteins:
- the LOC117140445 gene encoding translation initiation factor IF-2, which yields MRTVPILLLICCLGWLHKGQADERKIGAVGPPMKQRSLRHVSSFANPGQPGRPGSGRPGRPGQGIPGRPGRPGGSGGAGGAGGSGGDGGAGGAGGRAVRGGYWRKGISLGQRRPEPRSKYYLY from the exons ATGCGAACGGTGCCCATCTTGTTGCTAATTTGCTGCCTAGGCTGGTTACACAAAG GCCAAGCTGACGAAAGGAAGATTGGCGCTGTGGGTCCGCCTATGAAACAGCGGAGTCTCCGCCATGTAAGCTCCTTTGCTAATCCAGGGCAGCCGGGTAGACCTGGCAGCGGAAGACCAGGACGACCTGGTCAGGGAATTCCTGGCCGACCTGGGCGTCCAGGAGGATCtggtggagctggaggagcaggtggAAGTGGAGGTGATGGAGGAGCTGGTGGGGCTGGCGGGCGAGCAGTCAGAGGGGGATACTGGAGGAAAGGAATTTCATTGGGTCAAAGGCGACCAGAGCCAAGGTcaaaatattatttgtattga
- the LOC117140802 gene encoding uncharacterized protein LOC117140802, with translation MNALNAFGMAIGWMDILGVLFFEMVMFYMMRRRRLVQKSEVASVEAQEKSHRDSLPNLLSRKKLSESENIWIFWGYLLMLNVWIGVTLLMIAGISLQKPELMTLWLIWCACGLVFDVFLILWWVYELFVGDAIEALTNILISLLTMAIEFGFIYVIYTIFLNLSNATKNEETNVAENSIYPFMMISDQKR, from the exons ATGAATGCTTTGAATGCATTCGGAATGGCCATCGGCTGGATGGACATTTTGGGAGTTCTGTTCTTCGAAATGGTAATGTTCTATATGATGCGACGTCGTCGATTGGTACAAAAATCAGAAGTTGCATCGGTTGAAGCGCAAGAGAAGAGCCATAGAGATTCATTGCCCA ATCTCTTGAGCAGGAAAAAGCTGAGTGAAAGCGAAAACATTTGGATATTCTGGGGCTACCTGTTGATGCTGAATGTCTGGATTGGGGTCACACTGCTCATGATAGCTGGCATCTCATTG cAAAAGCCGGAGCTTATGACATTATGGTTGATATGGTGCGCCTGTGGTTTGGTCTTCGATGTCTTCCTCATTTTGTGGTGGGTCTACGAACTTTTTGTGGGCGACGCTATTGAGGCACTGACCAACATTTTGATCTCCCTGCTGACCATGG CAATTGAATTTGGCTTCATCTATGTTATCTACACCATCTTCTTAAACTTGTCCAATGCCACGAAAAATGAAGAGACCAATGTGGCAGAAAACTCTATATATCCTTTTATGATGATTTCAGATCAGAAGAGATAA
- the LOC117140921 gene encoding uncharacterized protein LOC117140921 isoform X1 — translation MFHFFDMISSKKSLLIWAYAIGCFDLISALLFSMVSLKTICDHLSWLTIFAAVFGLFWITMIVMLLVGIHGRHPRCVRAWIIFSCVGIMVEMCLVLYAVFNESTFQMGLIKNGLLLMVGLIVECIFLYIVQRFYVTLAFCQACHKAIASRIAQQQACMELEGEHSHQKHHYNLGEPKRPIENQKRRGKIVPNAPTQPMKMGLFRPSDISSTT, via the exons ATGTTTCATTTTTTCGATATGATCTCCAGCAAGAAATCGCTGTTGATATGGGCCTATGCTATAGGATGCTTTGATCTGATCAGCGCATTGCTTTTTTCCATGGTCAGTTTGAAGACAATTTGCGATCAC CTGAGTTGGCTGACGATTTTTGCCGCTGTTTTTGGCCTTTTCTGGATAACAATGATTGTGATGCTGCTGGTTGGCATTCATGGG CGCCATCCCAGATGTGTTCGTGCCTGGATTATCTTCTCCTGCGTGGGAATCATGGTCGAGATGTGCCTGGTGTTGTATGCCGTTTTCAACGAGAGCACCTTCCAAATGGGTCTGATCAAAAATGGACTTTTACTCATGGTGGGATTGA TTGTGGAGTGCATTTTTCTGTACATCGTTCAGCGGTTCTACGTGACTTTGGCCTTTTGCCAAGCCTGTCATAAAGCTATAGCCTCAAGAATAGCACAACAGCAGGCTTGTATGGAATTGGAAGGAGAACACAGTCACCAAAAGCATCATTATAACTTGGGCGAACCCAAAAGACCTATTGAAAACCAAAAGCGCAGGGGAAAAATAGTTCCAAACGCTCCAACACAACCAATGAAGATGGGTCTTTTCAGACCTTCAGACATCAGCTCGACAACGTAA
- the LOC117140921 gene encoding uncharacterized protein LOC117140921 isoform X2 produces MFHFFDMISSKKSLLIWAYAIGCFDLISALLFSMVSLKTICDHLSWLTIFAAVFGLFWITMIVMLLVGIHGRHPRCVRAWIIFSCVGIMVEMCLVLYAVFNESTFQMGLIKNGLLLMLWSAFFCTSFSGST; encoded by the exons ATGTTTCATTTTTTCGATATGATCTCCAGCAAGAAATCGCTGTTGATATGGGCCTATGCTATAGGATGCTTTGATCTGATCAGCGCATTGCTTTTTTCCATGGTCAGTTTGAAGACAATTTGCGATCAC CTGAGTTGGCTGACGATTTTTGCCGCTGTTTTTGGCCTTTTCTGGATAACAATGATTGTGATGCTGCTGGTTGGCATTCATGGG CGCCATCCCAGATGTGTTCGTGCCTGGATTATCTTCTCCTGCGTGGGAATCATGGTCGAGATGTGCCTGGTGTTGTATGCCGTTTTCAACGAGAGCACCTTCCAAATGGGTCTGATCAAAAATGGACTTTTACTCATG TTGTGGAGTGCATTTTTCTGTACATCGTTCAGCGGTTCTACGTGA
- the LOC117140877 gene encoding uncharacterized protein LOC117140877 — MGSNSDGYLVPCAYCIALLDFISALLFAIISGVVFARHGHWTALVALIFTIFWMVIIIVLMAGIYRRKLGLIRFWLVFTCLGILLDGFILLYGLTLAISVNWEGVKITVLPFVGLAVEMTFVYIIYLLYLDMIDYTAQESPREEKYRERSGCDVKYAEEEEKPLDRKDLKRMEKQAKERMKKDKAVLKKLQKQMRK; from the exons ATGGGGTCAAATTCTGATGGATATTTAGTGCCCTGTGCCTATTGCATCGCCTTGCTGGACTTCATATCCGCCCTGCTATTCGCAATTATCTCAGGAGTGGTATTTGCCAGGCAT GGTCACTGGACCGCCTTGGTTGCCCTGATCTTCACCATTTTCTGGATGGTTATAATCATAGTTCTAATGGCGGGCATCTATAGGCGAAAACTGGGACTGATTCGATTCTGGTTGGTGTTCACCTGCTTGGGAATACTCCTAGATGGATTTATACTGCTCTATGGCCTGACCTTGGCCATATCTGTGAACTGGGAAGGTGTCAAAATCACAGTGCTGCCCTTCGTGGGACTGG CTGTGGAAATGACTTTTGTCTACATAATTTACCTACTTTATCTGGATATGATTGATTACACTGCACAAGAATCGCCTCGTGAAGAGAAGTATAGAGAAAGGAGTGGCTGTGATGTGAAATACGCTGAGGAAGAGGAAAAGCCCCTGGATCGCAAGGATCTAAAACGGATGGAAAAACAAGCCAAGGAGCGCATGAAAAAAGATAAAGCCGTTCTCAAAAAACTTCAGAAACAAATGCGAAAGTAA
- the LOC117140407 gene encoding uncharacterized protein LOC117140407, which yields MSIESGELQLPKDNLLMTCFVVGAFELVRSLYFSFSSVSLMVLHTNWYTIMAFLSTIAWIVTVGVLFVALLTGRPTLLVFWLLFTAFATATDIIYLIWNVTSSPIFDAEHFKRWTISYLGIFYEVTCLYLVFRYFKRLYSYVLLEGDNYDTTTKVRSTEDYIDDETEDQSPSSKYRTSGMSSKG from the exons ATGTCCATTGAGTCGGGAGAGCTGCAGTTGCCTAAGGATAATCTCCTAATGACATGCTTTGTTGTGGGTGCTTTTGAACTGGTGCGTTCATTGTATTTTTCATTTAGTTCAGTTTCACTCATGGTTTTGCAC ACGAATTGGTATACCATAATGGCCTTTTTAAGTACAATAGCTTGGATTGTAACAGTCGGTGTACTGTTTGTTGCTTTATTGACA GGTCGACCAACTTTGCTCGTATTTTGGTTACTGTTCACTGCCTTTGCAACTGCTACGGATATTATTTATCTAATATGGAATGTTACTTCATCTCCTATTTTCGACGCAGAACATTTCAAGCGCTGGACCATTTCATATTTGGGAATCt TTTACGAGGTCACTTGCTTATACTTGGTATTCAGATACTTCAAGAGATTATATTCCTACGTCCTTTTGGAGGGTGATAATTATGATACGACTACGAAAG tTAGAAGCACAGAAGATTACATAGATGATGAAACTGAAGACCAATCTCCAAGCTCAAAATACAGGACTTCTGGAATGTCTTCTAAAGGATAA
- the LOC117140406 gene encoding uncharacterized protein LOC117140406, with translation MGAEKKKHPPKKKSEKEKKKSGNSKSKNNSLNSNLPKICFGIAISDLLHALYFTVQTMILLVKQFSVFAMMALLGVIFWVIMVILLMVGLYKRKPVFVRYWLIFSLVGFITDILFLLWGIATSITVDWDRLEEFSIIFLGIFVESTCIYFIHRYYQIMDETKKKRTLCCGGKNEKKKSKSPKKKKNKK, from the exons ATGGGCGccgaaaagaaaaaacaccCGCCGAAAAAGAAGTCGGAGAAGGAGAAAAAAAAGAGCGGTAATAGCAAATCGAAGAACAATTCTTTGAATTCCAATCTGCCGAAGATATGTTTCGGCATAGCAATTTCCGATCTGCTGCATGCGTTATATTTTACAGTTCAAACAATGATTCTTCTGGTTAAACAG TTCAGCGTGTTTGCTATGATGGCGCTTTTGGGTGTCATTTTTTGGGTTATAATGGTTATCCTGCTGATGGTTGGCCTTTACAAG CGCAAGCCAGTTTTCGTTAGGTATTGGCTTATATTTTCCTTAGTCGGCTTTATCACCGATATTCTGTTTCTACTCTGGGGCATTGCGACCTCAATAACTGTGGACTGGGACCGACTTGAAGAGTTTTCAATAATCTTCCTTGGAATAT TTGTTGAAAGCACCTGCATCTATTTCATACATCGGTACTATCAGATTATGGATGAAACGAAAAAGAAGAGAACCCTTTGTT GTGGcggaaaaaatgaaaagaaaaagtCTAAAagcccaaaaaagaaaaaaaacaaaaaataa